One region of Flavobacterium sp. GSB-24 genomic DNA includes:
- the accD gene encoding acetyl-CoA carboxylase, carboxyltransferase subunit beta, translated as MAWFKRQEKGITTATEDKMDVPKGLWYKSPTGKIIDADELARNLFVSPEDDFHVRIGSATYFEILFDNNEFVELDKNMTSKDPLHFVDTKKYAERLKDVMEKTHLKDAVRTGVGKSKGRELVICCMDFAFIGGSMGAVVGEKIARGIDHAIKNKLPFVMISKSGGARMMEAAYSLMQLAKTSVKLAQLAEAKLPYISLCTDPTTGGTTASYAMLGDINISEPGALIGFAGPRVVRDTTGKDLPEGFQTAEFLLEHGFLDFITPRKELKDKINLYIDLIQNNDIR; from the coding sequence ATGGCTTGGTTTAAAAGACAAGAAAAAGGGATTACGACCGCTACAGAAGATAAGATGGACGTTCCGAAAGGATTGTGGTACAAATCTCCTACTGGAAAAATTATTGATGCTGACGAATTAGCTCGTAACTTATTCGTAAGCCCTGAAGATGATTTTCACGTTCGAATTGGAAGCGCAACCTATTTTGAAATTTTATTCGACAACAACGAATTTGTTGAGTTAGATAAAAACATGACATCAAAAGATCCTTTGCATTTTGTGGATACAAAAAAATATGCAGAGAGATTAAAAGATGTAATGGAAAAAACTCATCTTAAAGACGCTGTACGTACGGGAGTAGGAAAATCTAAAGGAAGAGAACTTGTAATCTGCTGCATGGATTTTGCCTTTATTGGCGGATCTATGGGAGCAGTTGTAGGTGAAAAAATCGCAAGAGGTATCGATCACGCGATCAAAAACAAACTGCCTTTTGTTATGATTTCTAAATCTGGTGGAGCTCGTATGATGGAAGCTGCTTATTCTTTAATGCAATTAGCAAAAACTTCTGTAAAACTGGCTCAATTAGCTGAAGCTAAATTACCTTATATCTCTCTTTGTACAGATCCAACAACTGGAGGAACAACTGCATCTTACGCTATGTTAGGAGACATTAATATCTCTGAGCCAGGCGCTTTGATTGGTTTCGCTGGCCCACGTGTTGTTCGTGATACTACTGGAAAAGATTTACCAGAAGGTTTCCAAACTGCTGAGTTTCTTTTAGAGCACGGTTTCTTAGACTTTATCACGCCAAGAAAAGAATTGAAAGATAAGATCAATTTATATATCGATTTGATTCAAAACAATGATATTAGATAG
- the fbaA gene encoding class II fructose-bisphosphate aldolase, whose protein sequence is MAHNIKPGVATGDQVQEIFNYAKEKGFALPAVNVTGSSTINGVLETAAKLNAPVIIQFSNGGAQFNAGKGLSNAGEKAAIAGGIAGAKHIHTLAEAYGATVILHTDHCAKKLLPWIDGLLDASEKHFAETGKPLFSSHMIDLSEEPIEENIEICKEYLARMSKMGMTLEIELGITGGEEDGVDNSDVDSSKLYTQPEEVAYAYEELSKVSPKFTIAAAFGNVHGVYKPGNVKLTPKILKNSQDFVQKKFNTGHNPVDFVFHGGSGSTLEEIREGISYGVIKMNIDTDLQFAYTEGIRDYMVKNLDYLKSQIGNPEGADAPNKKYYDPRRWVRESEVTFNARLEQAFADLNNVNTL, encoded by the coding sequence ATGGCACACAATATTAAACCCGGAGTAGCTACAGGAGATCAAGTTCAGGAGATTTTTAATTATGCGAAAGAAAAAGGATTTGCTTTACCTGCAGTAAACGTTACAGGATCTAGTACAATTAATGGAGTTCTAGAAACTGCAGCAAAATTAAATGCACCGGTTATCATTCAATTTTCTAACGGAGGAGCACAATTCAACGCTGGAAAAGGATTATCAAATGCAGGCGAAAAAGCAGCAATCGCTGGTGGTATCGCTGGAGCAAAACACATTCACACTTTAGCAGAAGCTTATGGTGCAACTGTAATTTTACATACTGACCACTGTGCAAAAAAATTATTGCCTTGGATCGATGGTTTATTAGATGCTTCTGAAAAACACTTTGCAGAAACAGGAAAACCATTATTCAGTTCTCATATGATCGATTTGTCTGAGGAGCCAATCGAAGAAAATATTGAGATCTGTAAAGAATATTTAGCTAGAATGAGCAAAATGGGCATGACATTGGAAATCGAACTTGGTATAACAGGCGGTGAAGAAGATGGTGTAGACAACTCTGATGTTGACAGCTCAAAATTATATACACAACCAGAAGAAGTAGCTTATGCTTACGAAGAATTATCTAAAGTAAGTCCTAAATTTACAATTGCTGCTGCTTTTGGAAACGTTCACGGTGTTTACAAACCAGGAAACGTAAAATTAACTCCAAAAATCTTAAAAAATTCTCAAGATTTCGTACAAAAGAAATTCAACACTGGACATAACCCAGTAGATTTCGTTTTCCACGGAGGTTCAGGTTCTACACTTGAAGAAATCAGAGAAGGAATTAGCTACGGAGTTATCAAAATGAACATCGATACAGATTTACAGTTTGCATACACTGAAGGAATCCGTGATTATATGGTTAAAAACCTTGACTATTTAAAATCTCAAATTGGAAACCCAGAAGGTGCTGATGCTCCTAACAAAAAATATTATGACCCAAGAAGATGGGTTCGTGAAAGCGAAGTAACATTCAACGCAAGACTTGAACAAGCTTTTGCTGATTTAAATAATGTGAATACACTATAA
- a CDS encoding BamA/TamA family outer membrane protein translates to MKNNSTKIIAFLLIAILICACNAVKRVPDGKNLLVKNNIIVNGKSSNDEIATNQMYQKPNGKLLGYKLRLNLYNLANLNPDSTYQAKFKNNPGKYERMSKILSAKQVDRLGQSFYYKGIHEFLKNTGEPPVIIDTSKTKKSLLRLKFYYFNNGYFNVKTDYTIDTVGRKRAAINYNITTGPAYKLDTIKSNILTPALDSLYKTNNEPSLLKSGNQYKTTDFEDEKNRITTYFRNHGAYYFQPTYVTFDIDTIGKKNKADVTLNITNNVIQGRDSSRTEPFKLYTISDVNIYTDYSAANSKKKPTDSTTYNNFNLYSYNKLKYKPRAITDAIFITKGSTFADFRTTLSSRYLNNLKIFNYPSIQYEVDKRDSTAQSLIANVYLTPRKKYSFGATFDVTHSNIQDFGIGASVSETIRNVFNRAETLEISARLNIGSSRDMANPNNNFFNVSEYGLDLKLNFPRILLPFGTEKIIPKSMIPSTSITSGFSKQRNIGLDKENFTGGIAYNWSPKRHNTAKLELLNAQFVRNLNPGNYFNVYTSSYNDLNNIGKDYNINPLNWGETTEEQNRKDLTIPNGTTGFTNDVLTNQTALLPGNPEYKEVQSIEERRIRLTENDFILATSYSFTKTTKKDLADNNFYQFRTKIESAGTLLSAISSIGNLPKNARGNYEIFNLEYSEYIKTEFDYIKHWDFGKEKVLAVRSFFGIAIPFGNSNYIPFSRSYYGGGSNDNRAWQPYALGPGSTNAVNDFNEANMKIAMSAEFRFKIAGDVKGAIFADAGNIWNVLDNVTDEKAKFDNLNDLEEIALGTGFGLRYDLSFFVIRLDLGFKTYNPAHEKGDRWFKEYNFGHSVLNFGINYPF, encoded by the coding sequence TTGAAAAATAATTCCACAAAAATAATAGCATTTCTTCTAATTGCAATACTTATTTGCGCTTGTAATGCCGTAAAAAGAGTTCCCGATGGAAAAAACCTTCTTGTAAAAAACAATATTATAGTAAATGGCAAATCTTCAAACGACGAAATTGCCACAAATCAAATGTATCAAAAGCCTAATGGTAAACTATTGGGTTACAAACTTCGATTGAATTTATACAATTTAGCCAATTTAAATCCAGACTCAACTTACCAGGCAAAATTCAAAAACAATCCTGGCAAATATGAGCGTATGTCTAAAATATTATCTGCAAAACAAGTAGATCGTCTGGGACAGTCTTTTTATTACAAAGGAATTCATGAGTTTTTAAAAAATACTGGCGAGCCTCCTGTAATTATTGATACTTCTAAAACTAAAAAATCATTGCTTCGTTTGAAATTCTATTATTTCAATAATGGTTATTTTAATGTGAAGACTGATTATACTATTGATACAGTTGGACGAAAAAGAGCCGCAATTAATTATAACATCACTACTGGTCCTGCTTATAAGCTGGATACAATCAAAAGTAATATATTGACACCTGCACTAGATTCATTATACAAAACAAATAATGAACCTTCTTTGTTAAAATCTGGCAATCAATACAAAACTACAGATTTTGAAGATGAAAAAAATCGTATTACAACATATTTCAGGAATCATGGTGCATATTACTTTCAGCCCACTTACGTAACTTTTGATATTGATACCATTGGTAAAAAGAATAAAGCTGATGTTACTTTAAATATTACTAATAATGTTATTCAAGGAAGAGATTCAAGCCGTACTGAACCTTTCAAACTATACACTATTAGCGACGTTAATATTTACACCGATTATTCTGCCGCAAATTCAAAGAAAAAACCAACCGACAGCACAACATACAATAATTTCAATCTTTACAGTTACAACAAACTTAAGTACAAGCCTCGTGCCATAACTGATGCTATTTTTATAACCAAAGGAAGTACTTTCGCAGATTTTAGAACTACCCTTTCTTCTCGTTATTTAAACAATTTAAAGATCTTTAATTATCCTTCCATACAATATGAAGTAGACAAAAGAGATTCTACTGCTCAATCTCTTATTGCTAATGTTTATTTAACGCCTAGAAAAAAATATAGTTTTGGAGCAACCTTCGACGTAACACATTCTAACATTCAAGATTTTGGAATTGGAGCAAGTGTTTCTGAAACCATACGAAATGTATTTAATCGTGCCGAAACCTTAGAAATTTCTGCCCGTTTAAATATTGGTTCTTCAAGAGATATGGCAAATCCAAATAACAATTTCTTCAATGTTTCCGAATATGGTTTGGATCTTAAATTGAACTTTCCGAGAATTTTACTGCCTTTTGGAACTGAAAAAATCATTCCTAAAAGTATGATTCCGTCGACCTCTATTACTTCTGGTTTTTCAAAACAGCGGAATATTGGTTTAGATAAAGAGAATTTTACTGGAGGTATTGCTTATAACTGGTCGCCAAAACGTCATAATACTGCAAAATTAGAATTATTGAATGCACAGTTTGTTCGTAATTTAAATCCTGGCAATTATTTTAATGTCTATACATCTTCTTATAATGATTTGAATAATATTGGAAAAGATTACAATATTAACCCTCTTAACTGGGGAGAAACCACAGAAGAGCAAAATAGAAAAGACCTTACTATACCTAATGGAACTACAGGTTTTACCAATGACGTTTTAACCAATCAAACAGCTTTGCTGCCTGGAAATCCAGAATATAAAGAGGTACAAAGTATTGAAGAGCGCCGCATTAGGCTGACAGAAAATGATTTTATTTTGGCTACAAGTTATTCTTTCACTAAAACAACCAAAAAAGATTTAGCAGATAATAACTTCTATCAATTTAGAACAAAAATAGAATCGGCAGGAACATTATTATCTGCGATTTCAAGCATAGGAAATCTACCTAAAAATGCAAGAGGTAATTATGAGATATTCAACTTAGAATACTCAGAGTATATCAAAACCGAATTTGACTACATTAAACACTGGGATTTTGGAAAAGAAAAAGTGCTTGCTGTAAGAAGCTTTTTCGGAATTGCCATTCCGTTTGGAAATTCAAATTATATTCCATTTTCACGAAGTTATTATGGCGGAGGTTCAAATGACAACCGTGCATGGCAGCCTTATGCTTTAGGGCCTGGAAGTACAAATGCCGTAAACGACTTTAATGAGGCAAATATGAAAATTGCAATGAGTGCAGAATTTCGTTTCAAAATTGCGGGTGATGTAAAGGGAGCGATCTTTGCAGATGCCGGAAATATCTGGAATGTGCTCGATAATGTTACTGATGAGAAAGCAAAATTTGACAACTTAAACGATTTAGAAGAAATTGCTTTAGGTACAGGATTTGGTTTAAGATACGATTTAAGCTTTTTTGTTATTCGTTTAGATTTAGGCTTTAAGACTTATAATCCGGCACATGAGAAGGGAGATCGATGGTTTAAAGAATATAATTTTGGACACTCGGTTTTAAATTTTGGTATAAATTATCCGTTCTAA
- a CDS encoding RNA methyltransferase, whose protein sequence is MVSKNQIKLISSLHQKKQRFANQLFFAEGVKVIQELLQSNFELEHLYTTLNDFEEVQSSKRTLINEQELKKISALATPNSCLAVFKIPAEKKIIDSGLILALDDIRDPGNLGTILRLCDWFGIKQVICSKETVDIYNPKVVQATMGSITRVNINYVDLKSFLAQTKLPVFGTFMDGANIYQSELPQDGIIIMGNEANGISEEIEKVVTTRLTIPRFGELQKTESLNVATATAIILSEFKRNS, encoded by the coding sequence ATGGTTAGTAAAAACCAAATAAAGCTTATCTCAAGTTTACATCAAAAAAAGCAGCGTTTTGCTAATCAATTATTTTTTGCCGAAGGAGTAAAAGTAATTCAAGAATTGCTGCAATCCAATTTTGAATTAGAACATTTATACACAACATTAAATGATTTTGAAGAGGTTCAATCTTCTAAACGAACTCTTATTAATGAACAAGAACTAAAAAAAATAAGTGCTTTAGCAACTCCAAATTCTTGTCTGGCTGTTTTTAAAATTCCTGCCGAAAAGAAAATAATCGATTCGGGTTTAATTTTAGCCTTAGACGACATTAGAGATCCTGGAAATTTAGGAACTATTTTACGTCTCTGCGATTGGTTTGGTATTAAACAAGTAATCTGTTCTAAAGAAACGGTAGATATTTATAATCCAAAAGTAGTGCAAGCAACAATGGGCTCCATTACTAGGGTAAATATAAATTACGTTGATTTAAAATCTTTCCTTGCTCAAACTAAACTGCCAGTTTTTGGAACTTTTATGGACGGCGCAAATATCTATCAATCAGAATTACCTCAAGACGGCATCATTATTATGGGTAACGAAGCTAACGGTATTTCAGAAGAGATTGAGAAAGTAGTTACAACTCGTCTAACAATTCCTAGATTTGGAGAGCTGCAAAAAACCGAAAGTTTAAATGTAGCTACTGCAACAGCAATTATTCTTAGTGAATTTAAACGAAATAGTTAG
- a CDS encoding porin family protein, with product MKKAVILFLLVFATNGYSQFAKNMFSKDPIINLENWQKQRVYFGYYLGFNSFDFKFDYKTPVQADIQVKKTTGFNVGVVADLRLQEYINLRFEPGLYYTKRDLYFPGVGTSENDYLREVNSTYIHFPLLLKFSALRTGNIRPYLVGGMSTTLNLSSNSKSKDDNFQQKFRVKQWTAAYELGVGIDIFTEYFIFSPSVRGMFGITDELIRDNTADSPWTGNIDSMKSRAILINFTFH from the coding sequence ATGAAAAAAGCTGTAATCTTATTTTTATTGGTCTTCGCGACAAATGGGTATTCTCAATTTGCTAAAAACATGTTTAGCAAAGACCCTATTATTAATCTTGAAAACTGGCAAAAGCAGCGTGTCTACTTTGGCTATTATTTAGGTTTTAATAGTTTTGACTTTAAATTTGATTACAAAACTCCTGTACAAGCTGATATTCAGGTAAAAAAAACTACTGGTTTTAATGTGGGTGTTGTTGCCGATTTAAGATTACAGGAATATATTAATCTGCGTTTTGAACCAGGATTGTATTATACAAAACGTGATTTATATTTTCCTGGCGTAGGAACTTCAGAAAATGATTATTTGAGAGAAGTAAATAGTACTTATATTCACTTTCCTTTATTATTAAAATTCTCTGCTTTGCGTACAGGAAACATTCGTCCTTACTTAGTTGGCGGTATGTCTACAACTTTAAATTTATCGAGCAATTCTAAATCTAAAGACGATAACTTTCAGCAGAAATTTAGAGTTAAACAATGGACCGCTGCTTATGAATTAGGTGTAGGAATTGATATTTTTACTGAATACTTCATTTTCTCGCCTTCTGTAAGAGGAATGTTTGGTATAACCGACGAACTTATCAGAGATAATACTGCAGATAGTCCGTGGACTGGAAATATTGATTCAATGAAATCTAGAGCGATTTTAATAAATTTCACTTTTCATTAA
- the ubiE gene encoding bifunctional demethylmenaquinone methyltransferase/2-methoxy-6-polyprenyl-1,4-benzoquinol methylase UbiE, producing the protein MSEKITPYKDSSLGKKEQVTQMFDTISGNYDNLNRVISFGIDVKWRKKVLKIVSDKKPKVILDIATGTGDLAILLAQTNADKIIGLDISEGMLEVGKKKVAEKNLSNIIELVLGDSENMPFEDNYFDAITVSFGVRNFENLEKGFGEILRVLKPNGVFVILETSVPDKFPYKQGYNFYSKNILPLIGKLFSKDNDAYGYLSESAAAFPYGEALNNILRKTGFIDVVAMPQTFGVATIYSASKK; encoded by the coding sequence ATGTCTGAAAAAATAACTCCGTATAAAGACTCTTCTTTAGGTAAAAAAGAGCAAGTAACCCAAATGTTTGACACCATTTCTGGGAATTACGACAATTTAAACCGTGTCATTTCATTTGGAATTGATGTAAAATGGCGTAAAAAAGTATTGAAAATAGTCTCAGACAAAAAACCAAAAGTTATTCTGGACATTGCAACAGGAACTGGCGATTTGGCTATTTTACTTGCACAGACTAATGCTGATAAAATTATTGGTTTAGACATTTCTGAAGGAATGCTGGAAGTTGGAAAAAAGAAAGTTGCAGAAAAAAATCTTTCTAATATTATTGAATTAGTTTTAGGCGATTCTGAAAACATGCCTTTTGAGGATAATTATTTTGACGCTATTACGGTAAGTTTTGGTGTTAGAAATTTTGAAAACCTTGAAAAAGGTTTTGGAGAAATCTTAAGAGTTCTAAAACCAAATGGTGTTTTTGTTATATTAGAAACTTCTGTTCCAGATAAGTTCCCTTATAAACAAGGTTATAATTTTTATAGTAAAAATATACTTCCTTTGATCGGGAAATTATTTTCTAAAGACAATGATGCCTATGGTTATTTATCTGAATCTGCTGCTGCTTTTCCTTATGGAGAAGCCTTAAACAATATTTTGAGAAAAACTGGGTTTATAGATGTTGTGGCAATGCCTCAAACTTTTGGTGTCGCAACGATTTATTCTGCATCTAAAAAATAG
- a CDS encoding dihydrofolate reductase, with product MIIMIAAAAENNALGKNNELVWHLPNDFKRFKSLTTGHHIIMGRKTFESFPKPLPDRVHVVITRQENYQPEGCIVVDSIEKAIAVCPENDDSYIIGGGEIYNLALPFTDIIELTRVHHTFEADAFFPKISRSEWILVESEENYKDEKHLYDYTYETYIRK from the coding sequence ATGATTATAATGATAGCGGCAGCAGCCGAAAACAATGCGCTTGGAAAAAACAATGAATTAGTATGGCATCTGCCAAATGATTTTAAACGTTTTAAATCGCTTACGACAGGGCATCATATTATTATGGGAAGAAAAACTTTTGAGAGTTTTCCAAAACCATTACCAGACCGAGTTCATGTTGTAATTACACGTCAGGAAAATTACCAGCCAGAAGGATGTATTGTTGTAGACAGTATTGAAAAAGCAATTGCTGTTTGTCCTGAAAATGATGACAGTTATATTATAGGAGGCGGTGAAATTTACAATCTGGCACTTCCATTTACCGATATAATAGAACTTACTAGAGTTCACCATACTTTTGAAGCAGATGCTTTTTTTCCAAAAATTAGCAGAAGTGAATGGATTTTGGTAGAATCTGAAGAAAATTACAAAGATGAAAAGCATCTTTATGATTATACTTATGAAACTTACATTAGAAAATAA
- a CDS encoding 2TM domain-containing protein, which yields MEKEVHEQYEYARRRLRQKKILYFHFVLFLLGSLFLFIANRFFGFGEGTTQNWCIWGITIWLFIFILHFIKVYITDRFMNKKWEREQIDRLVALQQKRITQLESSINEENENKI from the coding sequence ATGGAAAAAGAAGTGCACGAACAATACGAATACGCTAGACGACGATTAAGACAAAAAAAAATACTATATTTTCATTTTGTTCTTTTCCTTTTAGGAAGTTTATTTTTATTTATTGCTAATAGATTTTTTGGTTTTGGAGAAGGGACAACTCAAAACTGGTGTATTTGGGGTATTACGATCTGGCTTTTTATTTTTATTTTACATTTTATAAAAGTTTACATTACCGACCGCTTTATGAATAAAAAATGGGAAAGAGAGCAAATTGACAGATTAGTGGCTTTACAACAAAAAAGAATCACGCAGCTTGAATCCTCTATTAATGAAGAGAATGAAAATAAAATTTAG
- a CDS encoding isoamylase early set domain-containing protein: protein MSLKKQFIKTKPVCKVTFSIDAKDADSAAVVGDFNNWNVEEGTLSKLKNGTFKATYDLVKDAIYEFKYVIDGIYVNDPEADFYKWNDYAGSENSVLVV, encoded by the coding sequence ATGTCTTTAAAAAAACAATTTATCAAAACGAAGCCAGTTTGTAAAGTAACATTTTCTATAGATGCCAAAGACGCTGATTCGGCAGCGGTCGTAGGGGACTTTAACAACTGGAATGTTGAAGAAGGAACTTTAAGTAAGTTGAAAAATGGAACTTTTAAAGCGACTTATGATTTGGTGAAAGATGCGATTTACGAATTTAAGTATGTTATCGACGGGATTTATGTAAATGATCCAGAAGCAGATTTCTACAAATGGAATGATTATGCTGGAAGTGAGAATAGTGTTTTAGTTGTATAA
- a CDS encoding thymidylate synthase, whose amino-acid sequence MKQYLDLVKHVLENGCQKGDRTGTGTKSVFGYQMRFDLSEGFPMVTTKKLHLKSIIYELLWFLKGDTNVKYLQENGVKIWDEWADSNGDLGPVYGHQWRNWNSEEIDQITELITELKTNPNSRRMLVSAWNPSVLPDTKKSFEENVANNKAALPPCHAFFQFYVATPDLEKGETKGKLSCQLYQRSADIFLGVPFNIASYALLTMMIAQVCDLEPGDFIHTFGDAHIYNNHFEQLELQLTREPKPLPKMILNPEIKNIFDFDFNDFTLVDYDPHPAIKGSVAV is encoded by the coding sequence ATGAAGCAATACTTAGATTTAGTAAAACACGTTTTAGAAAACGGCTGTCAAAAAGGAGACCGAACTGGAACTGGAACAAAAAGTGTTTTTGGTTACCAAATGCGTTTTGATTTAAGTGAAGGTTTCCCAATGGTTACGACCAAAAAATTACATTTAAAATCGATCATTTACGAATTGCTCTGGTTTTTAAAAGGCGATACAAACGTAAAATATCTTCAGGAAAACGGAGTGAAAATCTGGGATGAATGGGCAGATTCTAATGGTGATTTAGGACCTGTTTACGGACATCAATGGAGAAACTGGAACAGTGAAGAAATTGATCAGATTACTGAATTAATTACTGAATTAAAAACAAATCCGAACAGTCGCAGAATGCTGGTTTCTGCTTGGAATCCTTCGGTTTTGCCAGACACTAAAAAATCATTTGAAGAAAATGTAGCTAACAATAAAGCGGCTTTGCCTCCATGTCATGCATTTTTTCAATTTTATGTGGCAACACCAGATTTAGAAAAAGGAGAAACTAAAGGAAAATTATCTTGTCAGTTATACCAAAGAAGCGCAGATATATTTCTGGGAGTTCCTTTTAATATTGCTTCTTACGCATTATTGACCATGATGATTGCTCAGGTTTGCGATTTAGAACCAGGCGATTTTATTCACACTTTTGGTGACGCACATATTTACAACAATCATTTTGAGCAATTGGAATTACAATTGACTCGCGAACCAAAACCATTACCAAAAATGATTTTAAATCCAGAGATTAAAAACATTTTTGATTTTGATTTTAATGATTTTACACTAGTAGATTACGATCCGCATCCTGCTATAAAAGGAAGTGTTGCAGTATAA
- a CDS encoding bifunctional nuclease family protein codes for MSLVKLSIKGISYSQTQNGAYALILNEVDGERKLPIVIGAFEAQSIAIALEKEIKPPRPLTHDLFKNFAERFDIVVKQVIIHKLVDGVFYSSLICERDKIEEIIDARTSDAIALALRFNAPIFTYKNILDKAGIYLKSNTADTDQGSQEIDDVLSNPETFGHEEETNQSGEVYAKHTLQELNELLDQAVSQEDYEKAAKIRDEISKR; via the coding sequence ATGAGTCTAGTAAAATTATCTATAAAAGGAATTTCATACAGTCAAACTCAAAATGGAGCTTATGCCCTAATTTTGAACGAAGTTGATGGCGAACGAAAATTACCTATCGTTATTGGCGCTTTTGAAGCCCAGTCGATAGCTATTGCCTTAGAAAAAGAAATAAAACCACCTCGTCCGTTAACACACGATTTATTCAAAAACTTCGCTGAAAGATTTGATATTGTAGTAAAACAAGTAATTATTCACAAACTGGTTGACGGCGTTTTTTATTCTAGTTTAATCTGCGAAAGAGATAAAATTGAAGAAATTATCGATGCCAGAACTTCTGATGCAATCGCTTTAGCTTTACGCTTTAATGCACCGATTTTTACTTATAAAAACATCTTAGATAAAGCAGGAATTTATTTAAAATCAAATACTGCAGATACAGATCAAGGTTCTCAGGAAATTGATGATGTTCTTTCGAATCCAGAAACTTTTGGACACGAGGAAGAAACAAATCAATCGGGAGAAGTTTACGCAAAACATACCCTGCAAGAACTGAATGAACTTTTGGATCAAGCCGTTTCTCAGGAAGATTACGAAAAAGCAGCCAAAATTAGAGACGAAATCTCGAAAAGATAA
- a CDS encoding electron transfer flavoprotein subunit alpha/FixB family protein, protein MSILIYAESAEGKFKKVAFELASYAKKVAESLGTTVTALTVNINDVSELGKYGVDKVLKVNNDKLAGFTAKAYADVIKQAAEKEGTKVVLLSSTTDSIYLSSLVAVALNAGFASNVVGLPVSTSPFQVKRNAFSNKAFNITQIDTDVKVLGLAKNSYGIFESAGSASEEDFNPSIGENDFGVKVESVEKVTGKVSIADADIVVSGGRGLKGPENWGLIEDLAAVLGAATACSKPVSDLGWRPHSEHVGQTGKPVATNLYIAVGISGAIQHIAGINSSKVKVVINNDPEAPFFKVADYGIVGDAFEIVPQLTEKLKAFKAQHS, encoded by the coding sequence ATGTCAATATTAATATATGCAGAATCTGCAGAAGGAAAATTTAAGAAAGTTGCATTCGAATTAGCTTCTTATGCAAAAAAAGTAGCCGAAAGTTTAGGAACAACTGTTACAGCTTTGACTGTAAATATTAACGACGTAAGCGAATTAGGCAAATACGGAGTTGATAAAGTTTTAAAAGTGAATAACGATAAATTAGCTGGTTTTACTGCTAAAGCTTATGCCGATGTAATTAAGCAAGCTGCTGAAAAAGAAGGAACAAAAGTAGTTTTACTTTCTTCTACAACAGATAGTATTTATCTTTCATCATTGGTTGCAGTAGCTTTAAATGCTGGTTTTGCATCAAATGTTGTAGGATTGCCAGTTAGCACCTCTCCTTTCCAAGTAAAAAGAAATGCGTTCTCAAACAAAGCTTTCAACATTACTCAAATCGATACAGATGTAAAAGTTCTTGGTTTAGCTAAAAACTCTTACGGAATTTTTGAAAGCGCAGGATCTGCATCTGAAGAAGATTTTAATCCATCAATTGGAGAAAATGACTTTGGAGTGAAAGTAGAATCTGTTGAAAAAGTTACTGGAAAAGTTTCTATTGCTGATGCTGATATCGTAGTTTCTGGCGGACGCGGATTGAAAGGTCCAGAAAACTGGGGATTAATCGAAGATCTTGCTGCTGTTTTGGGAGCTGCAACTGCATGTTCTAAACCAGTTTCAGATTTAGGCTGGAGACCTCACAGCGAGCACGTTGGACAAACAGGAAAACCAGTTGCAACTAATTTATATATTGCGGTAGGTATTTCTGGAGCAATTCAGCATATTGCTGGTATTAACTCATCAAAAGTAAAAGTGGTTATCAATAACGATCCTGAAGCTCCTTTCTTTAAAGTTGCTGATTACGGAATCGTTGGTGATGCTTTTGAAATTGTACCTCAATTAACAGAGAAATTAAAAGCTTTTAAAGCTCAGCATTCTTAA